The Neisseria animaloris genome segment GCCTGTAACCTGCGGCAAAACTTCTTTTACTTCTTCAAGCTCACGGTTGATGAAAATCCGAACGGCTTGGAACGTCCGGGTCGCCGGATCTTGACCGCGCTCACGAGTACGGACGTTTTGCGCCACGAGCTGCGCCAGCTTGCGGGTTGTATCGATGGGTGCCGTTTCGCGTTGCGAAACAATGGCGCGCGCAATTTGGCGACTAAACCGCTCTTCACCATAATTCTTAATTACCTCGTGCAATTCCTGTTCGTCGGCTGCGGCAATCCATTCCGCCGCCGACATTCCTCTCGTGGGGTCCATACGCATATCCAGCGGCGCATCGAAACGGAAACTGAATCCGCGCTCCGCTTCGTCTATCTGCGGCGACGAAATGCCCAAGTCAAACAATGCGCCGTCGATTTTCTCAATGCCCAGTTCGTCTAAGGCCGTCTGAAAAGTAGCAAAGCCGTTGTGCACCACGCTCACGCGTTTGTCTTGCGACGCCAATTCGTTTGCCACCTCAATGGCCTGCGGGTCTTTGTCGAAAACCACCAATCGGCCTTCTTCGCCCAACTTCGACAAAATCAGGCGGGAATGCCCTCCCCTGCCGAACGTGCCGTCCACATAAATACCGTTCGGACGGATATTCAAAGCGTCAACCGCTTCATGCAGCAGCACGGTTACATGCTGTAAAGGTTCACAAATACTCACAGCTGTAAATCCGTTTGGCTTAATTGGAAGGCCAGCTCGTCGGGGTCAATATCCAAAGCCTGATTCATCTCGGCCTCCCAATGTTCGCGACCCCACAGCTCCAAGCGGTTGGCGCGGCCGACCAATGTTACTTCTTTATCGAAATCCACACGGCGGCGCAAATTGGCAGGCAACAGCACACGGCCGGCGGTATCCAGTTCCAACGTATCGGCATTGTGCAGCAGCAGATTTTGGTAGCGCTGCAAAGTCGGGTTGCCCGCCACCTTCAACGACAACAACTGCTCCGCAACCTTGCCCCATTCTGGCTCGGGATAAATCAGCAGGCGGCTGCGCGAATCCAGCGTTGCCACTACTGCCGGTGTGTAATGGCGCAGCAAAAGCTCGCGGAACTTGGCAGGAATCGCCAACCGCCCTTTGCTGTCTATGCTCAACTCGTGAACGCCACCAAACACTTTATCCCACTCCGCCGCTAAAATCGGGCAAATCAGACACTTTGACACACATTGCCCCACATGCCCACACTATATGAAATTTTGCAGATACGGTCAAATCGGCTTTTTGGCAAAAACAAATGTACAGACAACCACTTACACCTCAAAAAAACAGCCGTATGCCCGCCTTCTCCACTTCCCCATATGCATAAAATACTACATATGGTGTAGTTCAATTACACTAAATACTATATTTAGTAAAAAATCATAAAAAACATACTGTTTCAATCTACGTTATAATATGGCCGTACTCATATAAAATTTACATTATCTAACACTAATGAATCTGCAATTGCCCACCCCCTCCGCAACAGCCGCAGCCTCCTCCCAAGCCCTGCAAAACCTGATTGCAGAAGAAATACGCCAAAACGGTAACTTCATTCCTTTTTCCCGTTTCATGAAGCTAGCACTTTATGCCCCTCACTACGGCTATTACACCGGCGGCGCACACAAAATCGGAGCCGCCGGCGACTTCATTACCGCACCCACCTTATCCCCCTTATTCGGCCAAACCTTAGCCCGCCAATTAACCTCCTTATTGCCGCAAACCGCAGGCAACATCTACGAATTCGGCGCAGGCACGGGCGAGTTGGCCGCAACGCTGCTGCAACAGCTTTCAGACGGCCTTAGCAACTACTACATTATTGAAATATCGAATGAATTAGCCGAACGGCAAAAACAGCGCATTCTGAAAAAAGCCCCCCATGCTGTCGAAAAAGTTATCCACCTTACCGAACTTCCCAAGCAGCTCGACGGCATCATTATCGGTAACGAAGTGCTGGATGCCATGCCTTGCGAAATCGTTAAACGCGAACACAGCAGCTTTTGGCAGATGGGCGTGTCCTTAGAAAACCAATCATTTATCCAAACCGTCCGCCCTCTGGTGCAAGAAGAACTGCTCAAAGCCGCCGCCGAATACTTCCCCGCGCCCGAGCCATACACCAGCGAATTGCACCCCACCCAACACGCTTTTATTCGCACCCTTGCTGAAAAACTCGTGCGCGGCGCCATGATTTTTATCGATTACGGTTTCGATGCCGACCAGTATTACCACCCGCAACGGCACATGGGTACATTCATCGGCCACTACCGCCACCACACCGTACACGACCCGTTTTTCCATATCGGCCTTACCGACCTAACCGCCCATGTTAACTTTACCGATACGGCACAAGCGGGCACCAATGCGGGTTTGGATTTAATCGGCTACACCACGCAAGCTCATTTCCTGATGAATTTAGGCATAACCGATCTGCTGGCACAGTCCACACCTGCCGGCTCACCCGAATACATTCGTGAAACTGCCGCCGTACACAAATTGCTCGGGCAACACGAAATGGGGGAATTATTCAAAGTTATCGCATTCGGTCGAAATATTGATGTTGAGTGGCAAGGCTTTATGTTTGGCGACATCTGCCACAAATTATGATGCAGCAGGCCGTCTGAAAACATTGTTACGGCCATTCCGGCACTTATTAAAGATGATTCAGACGGCCTTTACATCTACGGTTCACTGATATTTTTTTCCCATAAAAATCAAATAAAAAAAAAAGAAAGGCTGTAAATCAGTTGCTTGACCGCAAAAAAAACGTATAATCACGCTTTCACGAAACGGCGAATTAGCTCAGTCGGTTAGAGCAGAGGAATCATAATCCTTGTGTCCGGGGTTCGAGTCCCTGATTCGCCACCAAATTTCGGGGGTATAGCTCAGTTGGTAGAGCGCTTGCATGGCATGCAAGAGGTCAGCGGTTCGATCCCGCTTACCTCCACCATAGAACAAAAAAGACTTGGTATAAAACCAAGTCTTTTTGTTTTTTTATAACCAACTCTTTAGAGGCCATCTGAAAAGGTTTTCAGACGGCCTCCGCTTTCGCAGCCACTTTCCCTGCAATTTATTTAACGTTTCGGCAAACGCACCACCACAGTATCAGCCAGATAATCCTGCAATGTGCGGCGGTCTTTCGAGCGGTTGAACAACATCACGAAGCAAACCAACCAAACGATAAGCGATATAACATTGGCAATCACATCTGCGATTTCTCCCCCGCTGCCGAAAAGCAAGGCAAGCAGATAGCCTGCAATCAAAGCACCGATGGTCAGCATAATATTGAACGCCACTTCCCTCAGCAAGACAGCGCCCCAGAAACCCGGATTGCTGCCGTCGGTTTTCAGCAACCGGATATTCAATACTTTCTTACCGAGAGATTGGCCATCCCGGCTCATATACCAAATTTGTATCACTACATAAGCCAGTAATACCAGCAACCCGCCAAACACCCACATAAAATTGATGTTTTCAACAGATAGGTTCTCCAAATTTTCCATGCCGCTTGACCGTTTTACATAGCCGTCGCTCACTGATGAGAAAATACCGCCGATAAGTGGCAGATAAGCCAAAACCGAAAATAAAACATTCAGCAAATAGGCTCCGATACGGCGGCCTGCCGAGGCAATTTCAACTTCCACTTCTGCCGGCGGCGGCATTTGCACGTCGTTTGTATTGATTTCGTTCATTTATACACTCCGTTTTAATGTTATCCGAATCCGATCTTACTTCCGGTATTTATTCCATTTTTTATCAAAATACCACAAAAAAACCTTTACATTTATGCCCCTCGGCGTTAAAACGCTATCTTCATCATTACTCACCGTTTTGTAAACAATTTTTCAAAGGAGCAAACAATAATGAAAGTAGGATTCGTCGGCTGGCGTGGCATGGTCGGCTCAGTGCTGATGCAGCGCATGCAGGAAGAAAATGATTTTACACATATTCCAGAAGCTGTGTTTTTCACCACCTCCAATGTAGGCGGCACTGCTCCCGATTTCGGCCAAGCAGCCAAAACCCTGCTGGATGCCAATGATATCAGTGAGTTGGCAAAGATGGATGTTATCGTTACCTGTCAGGGCGGTGATTATACCAAAGCCGTGTTTAAACCCTTGCGCGAGAGCGGCTGGAACGGCTATTGGATTGATGCGGCTTCGGCCCTGCGTATGGATGACGATGCCGTGATTATCCTCGACCCCGTTAACCGCAACGTTATCGACAACGCCCTGAAAAACGGTGTGAAAAACTATATCGGCGGCAACTGCACCGTATCGCTGATGCTGATGGCTTTGGGCGGTTTGTTCCAAAACGGCTTGGTTGAATGGGCCACCAGCATGACTTACCAAGCCGCATCCGGCGCAGGAGCCAAAAACATGTGCGAGCTGATCGAAGGCATGGGAGCCATCCATAACGAAGTCAAAGCCGAAGTGGCCGACCCCGCCGGCGCGATTCTCGATATCGACCGCAAAGTATCCGATTTTCTGCGCAGCGACAACTATCCCAAAGCCAATTTCGGCGTACCGTTGGCAGGTAGCCTGATTCCGTGGATTGATGCCGATTTAGGCAACGGCCAATCGAAAGAAGAATGGAAAGGCGGCGTGGAAACCAACAAAATTCTTGGACGCAGCAGCAACCCTATCGTTATCGACGGCCTGTGCGTGCGCGTAGGCGCGATGCGCTGCCACAGCCAAGCCATTACACTGAAGCTCACTAAAAACCTGCCGTTGGAAGAAATCGAAAAACTGCTGGCCGAAGCAAATGATTGGGTGAAAGTTATCCCCAACCAAAAAGAAGCCAGCATGACCGAGCTAACCCCCGCCAAAGTAACCGGCACATTAAGCGTACCTGTGGGCCGTATCCGTAAACTGGGGATGGGCGGCGAATACATCAGCGCATTTACCGTAGGCGACCAGCTTTTGTGGGGCGCTGCCGAACCGCTGCGCCGCATGTTGCGGATTGTTTTGGGTAATTTGGACTAAGGTCTGCTTAAACAGGTTTGCTCCGAAGCAACGGTATTTTGCCGTTGCTTTTTTACAGAGGCCGTCTGAAAAAAGATTTCAGACGGCCTCTGTATATGCGTATAACCTGCCAATGTAAAAATGAACGCTTTTATTTAAATATTTCTAAAAAAATCAATAGGATATAAATATGCTATAATAAACTGCCCGTACAAATTACTTATATATCTTCACAAAAGATTATTCAATCAATAATAACTAACCACAATAAAAAACAATAACAACCGACATGCTGCTCACGAAACATTACTTTTTAAAGTCTGGTTAAGGAGTAAAACATTGTCTGTTCAAAACCAAAACAACCACGAATCGATCCATTTCCGCTATAAACCCGCCGACCGCCGTATGTCTTTCCGGCATTTAGGTACATTTGATGCTGATAAAAACTTCCAACCCCACAGCACATCGGGAATGCCCGACACCCGTATCGACAAATTCACTTTTTTCAGCGTATTGGTACTGCTTTTCGGTATAACTCTGCCGCTGATCATTTTTCCTGTGCAAGGCGCAGACTGGGTTGCGGCAACCAAAGCATTTGTTACCGATACATTCGGCGTAGGTTATCTGGCTTTCGGCGTATTGGCTTTTATCTTTGTTACTTATATTTCGTTTTCTGACATCGGCAACATCAAACTCGGCAAACCCGAAGATGAAATCGAGTTCAAAACAGGCTCGTGGGCGGCAATGATGTTTTGCGGCGGTATCGGTGCCAGTATCCTGTATTGGGGCATGTTGGAATGGGCTTATTATTATCAAGGCCCGCCGTTCGGCATCAAACCCGCTTCCCCCGAAGCCGTGCGTTGGGCCAGCACTTACGGTCTCTTTCACTGGGGACCGGTAGCATGGGCGATTTACCTTGTTCCTGCAATCGCCATCGCCTATTTCGCCCACGTGCGCAACTCTCCTGTGTTGAAAGTCAGCCAAAGCCTTATGCCACTCACAGGAGAAAAATTTGCCAAAAGTAATTGGGGCAAACTGATTGATGTATTTTTCGTATTCGGCATGATAGGTGGTGGGGCAACCACTTTGGGCTTGGCATCACCGATGATTACAGAGGGGCTGTATGAATTGTTCAGCACTCCCAACAGCCTGACTATGCAGCTGGCAGTATTGCTGGTTACTACCATGATTTTTGCATACAGCGCCTATCAAGGCTTACGGAGCGGTATCCAGTTTTTATCCAATATCAACTTTTATCTGGCTATTGCCTTTCTGGTTTTCGTCTTGGTTACCGGTCCGACTGTATTCATCCTGAACACAGGCTTAGAAAGCCTCGGCCGTTCGCTCACACAAATGTTCAGCATGATGACATGGACGGAATCGTTCGGCCGGTTTGGGCATCACGGCTTCAAAAACACTGGTTTTCCAAAAGACTGGACAATATTCTATTGGGCGTGGTGGCTGGTTTATGCCCCTACTATCGGATTGTTTATCGCCAAAATATCAAAAGGGAGAACCATCCGCCAGATGACCATAGGCTCGATGTTTTACG includes the following:
- a CDS encoding BCCT family transporter: MSVQNQNNHESIHFRYKPADRRMSFRHLGTFDADKNFQPHSTSGMPDTRIDKFTFFSVLVLLFGITLPLIIFPVQGADWVAATKAFVTDTFGVGYLAFGVLAFIFVTYISFSDIGNIKLGKPEDEIEFKTGSWAAMMFCGGIGASILYWGMLEWAYYYQGPPFGIKPASPEAVRWASTYGLFHWGPVAWAIYLVPAIAIAYFAHVRNSPVLKVSQSLMPLTGEKFAKSNWGKLIDVFFVFGMIGGGATTLGLASPMITEGLYELFSTPNSLTMQLAVLLVTTMIFAYSAYQGLRSGIQFLSNINFYLAIAFLVFVLVTGPTVFILNTGLESLGRSLTQMFSMMTWTESFGRFGHHGFKNTGFPKDWTIFYWAWWLVYAPTIGLFIAKISKGRTIRQMTIGSMFYGSLGCAVFFIILGNYGLYLQLSDALDVVAILNEKGATATIFAVLNTLPAAPLAIAVFTLLAVIFTATTFDSISYILASVVQNEVDGEPHRWNRLFWAFTLCFMPAALMFIGDLDTLQTASIFSGAPLLVIMSMMMLSIIKAAKYDLYYQPDYSLKTIHIEELPDNAPWEYGETSQAPEGSVLAQKAVYEEQRQSSGDTDSEDI
- the mraZ gene encoding division/cell wall cluster transcriptional repressor MraZ, translating into MFGGVHELSIDSKGRLAIPAKFRELLLRHYTPAVVATLDSRSRLLIYPEPEWGKVAEQLLSLKVAGNPTLQRYQNLLLHNADTLELDTAGRVLLPANLRRRVDFDKEVTLVGRANRLELWGREHWEAEMNQALDIDPDELAFQLSQTDLQL
- the asd gene encoding aspartate-semialdehyde dehydrogenase; the protein is MKVGFVGWRGMVGSVLMQRMQEENDFTHIPEAVFFTTSNVGGTAPDFGQAAKTLLDANDISELAKMDVIVTCQGGDYTKAVFKPLRESGWNGYWIDAASALRMDDDAVIILDPVNRNVIDNALKNGVKNYIGGNCTVSLMLMALGGLFQNGLVEWATSMTYQAASGAGAKNMCELIEGMGAIHNEVKAEVADPAGAILDIDRKVSDFLRSDNYPKANFGVPLAGSLIPWIDADLGNGQSKEEWKGGVETNKILGRSSNPIVIDGLCVRVGAMRCHSQAITLKLTKNLPLEEIEKLLAEANDWVKVIPNQKEASMTELTPAKVTGTLSVPVGRIRKLGMGGEYISAFTVGDQLLWGAAEPLRRMLRIVLGNLD
- the rsmH gene encoding 16S rRNA (cytosine(1402)-N(4))-methyltransferase RsmH — protein: MSICEPLQHVTVLLHEAVDALNIRPNGIYVDGTFGRGGHSRLILSKLGEEGRLVVFDKDPQAIEVANELASQDKRVSVVHNGFATFQTALDELGIEKIDGALFDLGISSPQIDEAERGFSFRFDAPLDMRMDPTRGMSAAEWIAAADEQELHEVIKNYGEERFSRQIARAIVSQRETAPIDTTRKLAQLVAQNVRTRERGQDPATRTFQAVRIFINRELEEVKEVLPQVTGRLKEGGRLAVIAFHSLEDRIVKQFVKQYSQPPQLPRWAAVKEADLPQPPLKAVGKAVKPSEEETAANPRARSAVLRVAERTSGKFEVQQAV
- a CDS encoding class I SAM-dependent methyltransferase, which translates into the protein MNLQLPTPSATAAASSQALQNLIAEEIRQNGNFIPFSRFMKLALYAPHYGYYTGGAHKIGAAGDFITAPTLSPLFGQTLARQLTSLLPQTAGNIYEFGAGTGELAATLLQQLSDGLSNYYIIEISNELAERQKQRILKKAPHAVEKVIHLTELPKQLDGIIIGNEVLDAMPCEIVKREHSSFWQMGVSLENQSFIQTVRPLVQEELLKAAAEYFPAPEPYTSELHPTQHAFIRTLAEKLVRGAMIFIDYGFDADQYYHPQRHMGTFIGHYRHHTVHDPFFHIGLTDLTAHVNFTDTAQAGTNAGLDLIGYTTQAHFLMNLGITDLLAQSTPAGSPEYIRETAAVHKLLGQHEMGELFKVIAFGRNIDVEWQGFMFGDICHKL
- a CDS encoding RDD family protein, with the translated sequence MNEINTNDVQMPPPAEVEVEIASAGRRIGAYLLNVLFSVLAYLPLIGGIFSSVSDGYVKRSSGMENLENLSVENINFMWVFGGLLVLLAYVVIQIWYMSRDGQSLGKKVLNIRLLKTDGSNPGFWGAVLLREVAFNIMLTIGALIAGYLLALLFGSGGEIADVIANVISLIVWLVCFVMLFNRSKDRRTLQDYLADTVVVRLPKR